The following proteins are encoded in a genomic region of Takifugu rubripes chromosome 21, fTakRub1.2, whole genome shotgun sequence:
- the selenom gene encoding selenoprotein M — protein sequence MWLIVLASFLHCVSAYQVDLKKLDGLAKARVETCGGUQLNRLREVKAFVTQDIPLYHNLVMKHIPGADPELVLLNHYYEELDRIALSDMTRSEINALLGELGFYKRAQPEDEVPEEFRFSPAKDSPFKDEEAYKPATSSPVTENASSDPKTEEKHIDL from the exons ATGTGGCTGATCGTGTTGGCAAGTTTCCTCCACTGCGTCTCAGCATACCAAGTGGATCTGAAGAAACTGGACGGACTCGCCAAAGCCAGAGTGGAG ACATGTGGTGGATGACAGCTGAACAGGCTCAGAGAG GTCAAAGCCTTTGTGACCCAGGACATTCCTCTTTA CCACAACCTGGTGATGAAGCACATTCCTGGGGCCGACCCTGAGCTTGTCCTCCTGAACCACTACTATGAAGAGCTTGAT aGGATCGCCCTCTCCGACATGACTCGCTCAGAAATCAACGCTCTGTTGGGGGAACTGGGTTTCTACAAGAGGGCTCAACCAGAGGATGAAGTGCCAGAAGAGTTCCGCTTCTCTCCTGCCAAGGACAGCCCGTTTAAAGACGAGGAAGCCTACAAACCCGCCACCTCCTCTCCCGTCACGGAAAACGCCTCCTCTGACCCcaaaacagaagagaagcacATTGACCTATAA